In one Paenibacillus sp. JQZ6Y-1 genomic region, the following are encoded:
- a CDS encoding apiosidase-like domain-containing protein, with protein sequence MVINNRTDASPSSAKLPSLRVSSDGHFLTTADDQPFFWLADTAWELLHRLNREETELYLRTRAEQGFNVIQTVLLAERDGLHTPNAYGRLPLHLDENGEPNVRQPDTDGDYSYWHHVDAVLELASSYGLYVALLPTWGDKFHQAGGAGPEIFTPELAYVYGQWLHQRYGQHSHLIWVLGGDRALQTRRHFDVIHQMAEGLRSNPDTTEFAIQEKAEPSTSQLITFHPKGGVSSSLYVHDEKWLDFHMIQSSHGAGVRDNYRLVQHDYDLQPTRPTLDSEPCYEDIPIDFRAENGYFDEADVRQAAYYAVFSGACGHTYGHHSVWSMYTGPDDLAWSSEHEGYFIMPWQQALQRPGAWQMRHARHLLEQVEWKTAQPAQQILHNPPAGSNYPVALKGKNYIFVYCPHGLYVKVKADHLPPQQVQARWYCPRSGTFQELLEPAQQRESYVEWKAPSSGRGNDWVLCLTWMT encoded by the coding sequence ATGGTCATCAATAATAGAACAGATGCTAGCCCAAGCTCCGCCAAGCTTCCATCACTTCGCGTTAGCTCGGATGGACATTTTCTGACTACCGCCGACGATCAACCTTTTTTCTGGTTGGCAGATACGGCGTGGGAATTGTTGCATCGGCTGAATAGGGAGGAAACGGAACTGTATTTGCGTACCCGCGCAGAGCAGGGATTCAACGTTATTCAGACGGTATTGCTAGCAGAGCGCGATGGACTGCATACACCGAATGCGTATGGCAGGTTACCCCTACATTTGGATGAGAACGGCGAGCCGAATGTGCGTCAACCAGATACGGATGGAGACTATAGCTATTGGCATCATGTGGACGCCGTTTTGGAGCTGGCATCATCCTACGGATTGTATGTCGCCTTGCTACCAACTTGGGGGGACAAATTCCATCAGGCAGGCGGAGCAGGACCAGAGATTTTCACCCCAGAACTCGCATATGTATACGGGCAATGGTTGCACCAGCGATATGGACAGCATTCGCATCTCATTTGGGTGCTGGGCGGTGATCGGGCGCTGCAAACACGACGACATTTTGACGTGATTCATCAGATGGCAGAAGGCTTGCGCAGCAATCCAGACACAACCGAGTTCGCTATACAGGAGAAGGCAGAGCCTAGTACGTCGCAACTGATCACCTTTCATCCGAAGGGCGGCGTGTCGTCTTCGTTGTATGTACACGATGAGAAATGGCTTGATTTTCATATGATTCAGTCCAGTCATGGCGCGGGCGTACGGGATAATTATCGTCTGGTACAGCATGATTATGATCTGCAACCAACGCGTCCAACACTTGATTCGGAGCCATGTTATGAGGATATTCCTATCGATTTTCGAGCGGAAAATGGTTATTTTGATGAGGCAGATGTGCGGCAGGCGGCGTATTATGCGGTATTTAGCGGAGCCTGTGGTCATACGTATGGTCATCATTCGGTATGGTCAATGTATACTGGACCGGATGATCTGGCGTGGAGCAGCGAGCATGAAGGATATTTTATTATGCCGTGGCAGCAGGCATTACAGCGTCCGGGCGCATGGCAGATGCGACATGCACGTCATCTGTTGGAGCAGGTGGAATGGAAGACTGCCCAGCCAGCGCAGCAGATTTTGCATAATCCACCCGCAGGTAGCAATTATCCGGTTGCTTTAAAAGGGAAAAACTACATATTCGTCTATTGTCCGCATGGACTGTATGTTAAAGTAAAAGCAGATCATCTACCTCCCCAGCAGGTGCAAGCGCGCTGGTATTGTCCGCGTAGTGGGACATTTCAGGAATTGCTAGAGCCTGCGCAGCAGCGGGAATCATATGTAGAATGGAAAGCGCCTTCAAGCGGACGAGGTAACGATTGGGTGCTGTGTCTGACTTGGATGACATAA
- a CDS encoding glycosyl hydrolase, whose amino-acid sequence MNSGYESMQAQTQLAAQQSTANIQRPDRLSASQLYEHLLDPPAIYRAIPFWSWNDRMDPEEIRRQVREMKQAGLGGYIMHARAGLETPYMGDEWMECIAAGIEEGERLGMQVWCYDENGWPSGFADGVVPQLGLEYQQKLLRMEWLDANDSASAFKSNERTIALYYKEKDRYVRVQSGQEHRAELRIYYEVNPYYIDTLDAHVVRAFIESTYEKYAERFAGHFGQAVAGIFTDEPQYGRNQIPWSFTLEQQYAAAYRAQSGRGSQNVQHELDHRDGTIYTEGNAVAQTQNNEQVADMVPNLLDDLPSIFLELEGYEEVRYRFWQLATRLFAESFMKQIGDWCGEHQIRLTGHVVCEDHLTAQTSSVGDAMASYEYMQTPGIDWLGRFIDNPLTPKQASSVAHQLGQKFVLSETFGCSGWNVSFADLKWIAEWQYVHGINLMCQHLEGYSMRGIRKRDYPPSLYYQQPWWSDYSRFNDYFSRLSLLLSESTPQHDILLLHPIRSAWLVYNNRTYEEGERLNRDFVAVSEWLCGLHYGHDYGSESIIDGHGHVQQGEFVIGQSSYRTVILPPMLTISSYTLDLLLQLLEQGGQVLALGTLPSSVEGKHDDRLAILESRIPCLPLERSALADYLEVHVPARLELTQLIQYPAAAGEEQESYTTAAIGADGGHSAELSSQPDTIQQQEAAGNESTETPAHTGQTVLLSRIGTLDDETLIYLVNTDRVHGYHAEFVIPHAPLLTMPSSGSLIASQAAASIQGSQSAHTAQANDAHSSSHQEEATLALRIERIDLQTGKHINLTSMAKNHVIHQHDQTTITLEFAPAESYMLRIIVEETHEQEAIDENIANPHHDSATQAAMNAATDISTALNSAGKVSIPLQEQWQLQQTDLNSLTLDLCSLRVDGGAWQEAKPVIFIQEELVQLGRAVNIELAFVFEAEDGAYLDRELYLIMEQPQRYEITVNGQRLPSQELGWWRDIAFRKLDLCGQVQPGRNEIMISGTFRNSEETYEAAARAQQFESEGNKMFYDTELESIYLLGDFAVQAKAGYEEGERGAIYTAGQFVLQEPVRSVQTGDLTTQGLNFYAGNVTLTQQLEVPQLEQGQTATFVWNRPDAVLSRLWLNGHEVHTWMWAPYEADITDWLQPGNNEIALELMSSCRNLLGPHHHVRGELTMVGPDSFRDTPSWTDGNFNGEHIYTDRYCLVRFGLKGTPEIVID is encoded by the coding sequence ATGAATTCAGGTTATGAATCTATGCAAGCACAGACGCAATTGGCGGCACAGCAGAGCACAGCCAATATCCAGCGTCCAGATCGTTTATCTGCAAGTCAGCTGTATGAGCATTTGTTGGACCCGCCTGCGATCTACCGCGCCATTCCGTTCTGGTCGTGGAATGATCGCATGGACCCTGAGGAGATTCGGCGGCAGGTACGTGAGATGAAGCAGGCAGGTTTGGGTGGCTATATTATGCACGCACGCGCTGGTCTGGAAACGCCATATATGGGTGACGAGTGGATGGAGTGCATTGCTGCTGGGATCGAGGAGGGGGAGCGTCTCGGTATGCAGGTATGGTGCTACGATGAAAATGGCTGGCCTAGCGGCTTTGCCGATGGTGTTGTGCCGCAGCTCGGTTTGGAGTACCAGCAGAAGCTACTACGTATGGAGTGGCTAGATGCGAACGATAGTGCAAGCGCCTTCAAGTCCAACGAGCGTACCATTGCTCTTTATTACAAGGAAAAGGATCGCTATGTACGGGTGCAGTCTGGACAGGAGCACCGCGCCGAACTACGCATCTATTACGAGGTGAATCCATATTATATTGACACGCTGGATGCGCATGTGGTGCGTGCATTTATCGAGTCAACATATGAGAAGTATGCGGAGCGATTTGCTGGTCATTTCGGGCAGGCGGTTGCAGGGATATTTACCGATGAGCCGCAGTATGGTCGCAATCAGATTCCGTGGTCGTTTACGCTGGAACAGCAATATGCCGCTGCTTATCGTGCGCAATCAGGACGAGGAAGTCAGAATGTGCAGCATGAATTAGATCATAGAGACGGCACCATTTATACAGAAGGCAATGCAGTGGCTCAGACGCAAAATAATGAGCAGGTAGCGGATATGGTGCCCAATTTGCTGGATGATCTGCCGTCGATTTTTTTAGAACTGGAAGGGTATGAGGAAGTGCGTTATCGGTTTTGGCAGCTGGCGACGCGTCTGTTTGCAGAATCGTTTATGAAGCAAATTGGTGACTGGTGCGGGGAGCATCAGATTCGGTTGACGGGGCATGTGGTATGCGAAGACCATCTGACCGCACAGACAAGCTCAGTCGGCGATGCGATGGCATCGTATGAGTATATGCAGACGCCCGGCATTGACTGGCTGGGACGATTCATCGACAATCCGCTGACACCGAAGCAAGCCAGCTCAGTAGCGCATCAGCTAGGGCAGAAGTTCGTGCTATCTGAGACATTTGGATGCAGCGGCTGGAATGTATCGTTTGCCGATCTAAAATGGATTGCCGAATGGCAGTATGTACATGGCATCAATCTGATGTGTCAGCATCTGGAAGGCTATAGCATGCGCGGGATTCGCAAGCGGGATTATCCGCCTTCTCTGTATTATCAGCAGCCGTGGTGGAGCGATTATAGCCGATTTAATGATTATTTTAGTCGCTTATCGTTGCTACTGTCCGAAAGTACACCGCAGCATGATATTTTACTGCTGCATCCGATTCGTTCGGCATGGCTCGTATACAATAATCGTACGTATGAGGAAGGCGAGCGGCTGAATCGCGATTTTGTGGCAGTGAGCGAGTGGCTATGTGGTCTGCATTATGGTCATGATTATGGCTCAGAAAGTATTATCGATGGTCATGGGCATGTGCAGCAGGGAGAATTCGTGATCGGACAGAGTAGTTACCGTACAGTCATTCTGCCGCCTATGCTGACCATCTCCTCATATACGCTGGACCTGCTATTGCAGCTGTTGGAGCAGGGTGGACAGGTATTGGCGCTCGGCACCTTGCCATCGTCAGTAGAAGGCAAGCATGATGATCGTCTGGCTATACTAGAAAGCCGTATCCCATGTCTTCCACTAGAACGCTCAGCATTGGCAGATTATCTGGAAGTGCATGTACCGGCAAGGCTCGAACTGACGCAACTCATTCAATATCCTGCTGCCGCAGGCGAGGAGCAGGAAAGCTATACGACCGCCGCAATCGGTGCAGACGGTGGACACTCCGCTGAGCTATCCAGCCAACCGGATACAATCCAGCAGCAGGAAGCGGCAGGCAATGAGTCGACCGAAACTCCTGCTCACACTGGACAAACGGTGCTGCTCAGTCGCATCGGTACGCTGGACGATGAAACACTGATCTATCTCGTCAATACCGACCGTGTGCATGGGTATCATGCCGAATTTGTGATTCCACATGCGCCGTTGTTGACGATGCCATCATCGGGATCGTTAATAGCATCGCAAGCAGCTGCATCCATACAAGGCTCGCAATCGGCACACACAGCCCAAGCGAACGATGCTCATTCATCAAGCCATCAGGAAGAAGCCACGCTTGCGCTTCGTATAGAGCGAATCGATCTCCAAACTGGTAAGCATATCAATCTAACGTCGATGGCTAAAAATCATGTTATCCATCAGCATGACCAAACGACGATAACGCTTGAATTTGCCCCAGCGGAATCGTATATGTTGCGTATCATCGTTGAAGAAACGCATGAACAAGAGGCGATAGACGAGAATATTGCCAATCCTCATCATGATTCCGCCACTCAAGCGGCAATGAATGCAGCAACAGACATCAGTACGGCATTGAACTCAGCAGGAAAAGTGTCTATCCCGCTTCAGGAGCAGTGGCAGCTTCAACAAACTGATCTCAACAGTCTAACACTGGATCTGTGTAGCTTACGTGTGGATGGTGGAGCATGGCAGGAAGCGAAGCCAGTCATTTTCATTCAAGAGGAACTGGTACAGCTTGGCAGAGCAGTGAATATTGAATTGGCATTTGTCTTTGAAGCGGAAGATGGAGCGTATCTGGATCGTGAATTGTATCTGATCATGGAGCAGCCGCAGCGCTACGAGATTACAGTCAATGGGCAGCGTCTGCCGTCGCAGGAATTGGGCTGGTGGCGGGATATTGCCTTCCGTAAACTGGATTTGTGCGGACAGGTACAGCCGGGACGAAATGAGATTATGATCAGCGGTACATTCCGTAATTCGGAGGAAACGTACGAAGCTGCTGCTCGTGCGCAGCAATTCGAGTCTGAGGGCAACAAGATGTTTTACGATACTGAGCTGGAAAGTATCTATCTTCTGGGCGACTTTGCTGTACAGGCAAAGGCTGGATATGAAGAGGGCGAGCGTGGAGCGATCTATACTGCCGGACAGTTTGTATTGCAGGAGCCGGTTCGTTCGGTGCAAACGGGTGATCTGACGACACAGGGCTTGAACTTTTATGCAGGGAATGTGACGCTGACGCAGCAGTTGGAAGTGCCACAGCTGGAACAGGGGCAAACCGCCACGTTTGTCTGGAATCGACCGGATGCGGTACTTTCGCGACTGTGGCTAAATGGACACGAGGTGCATACGTGGATGTGGGCGCCGTATGAAGCGGACATTACGGACTGGCTACAGCCGGGGAATAACGAGATTGCGCTAGAACTGATGTCCAGCTGTCGCAATTTGCTTGGTCCGCATCATCATGTACGTGGGGAATTGACGATGGTTGGTCCTGACAGCTTCCGCGATACACCGAGCTGGACAGATGGTAATTTTAACGGTGAGCATATTTACACTGATCGGTATTGCCTCGTTCGCTTTGGCTTAAAAGGTACACCGGAGATTGTTATAGACTGA